A genomic region of Streptosporangium lutulentum contains the following coding sequences:
- a CDS encoding APC family permease: protein MAEAIVDSGSGQHSLKRVIGRRVLLLFVVGDILGAGIYALVGKVAGYVGGALWLPFLVAFVLAALTATAYAELVGKYPQAAGAALYVNKAFNVPFVTFIVAFAVMMSGITSASAAARAFGGNYLAEFVTLPVIVGAFIFLGLVTLVNFIGISESVKVNVVLTVIEAFGLLVIIAIGVYALLSGQGEPARALEFHPANGAFLGVLGGTALAFYALLGFEDSVNLAEESKDPQRDFPRALFGGLIVAGLIYVAVAFTATMLVDTRTLESSTGPLLEVVKVAGLAFPPKLFALIALLAVGNTALINMLMASRLVYGMAREGIVPKIFAAVHPARSTPWVSIVFTVGIAAVLVATGDVGNLADTTVLLLLCVFVMVNVAVLILRKDRVEHDHFRAPSWMPVLGALVCLVLVLPITGRGADVYLRAGVLIAIGVILWFVNRLFLSEGEHPS, encoded by the coding sequence ATGGCTGAGGCGATCGTCGATTCAGGTTCCGGCCAGCACTCGCTCAAACGGGTGATCGGGCGCAGGGTCCTGCTGTTGTTCGTGGTGGGCGACATCCTCGGGGCGGGGATCTACGCCCTGGTCGGGAAGGTCGCCGGGTACGTCGGCGGGGCGCTGTGGCTGCCCTTCCTCGTGGCCTTCGTGCTGGCCGCGTTGACGGCGACCGCCTACGCGGAACTGGTCGGGAAGTATCCCCAGGCCGCCGGGGCGGCTCTCTACGTGAACAAGGCGTTCAACGTCCCCTTCGTCACCTTCATCGTGGCCTTCGCCGTGATGATGAGCGGGATCACCTCGGCGAGCGCCGCGGCGCGGGCGTTCGGGGGCAATTATCTCGCGGAGTTCGTCACGCTCCCGGTGATCGTCGGAGCGTTCATCTTCCTCGGCCTGGTGACGCTGGTGAACTTCATCGGCATCTCCGAGTCCGTCAAGGTCAACGTGGTTCTGACGGTCATCGAGGCGTTCGGCCTGCTGGTCATCATCGCGATCGGCGTCTACGCGCTACTGTCCGGACAGGGCGAGCCCGCCCGCGCCCTGGAGTTCCACCCCGCCAACGGCGCGTTCCTCGGCGTCCTGGGCGGTACGGCCCTCGCCTTCTACGCGCTGCTCGGCTTCGAGGACTCGGTCAACCTCGCGGAGGAGTCCAAGGATCCGCAGCGCGACTTTCCCCGCGCGCTCTTCGGCGGCCTGATCGTCGCCGGGCTGATCTACGTGGCGGTCGCGTTCACCGCGACCATGCTGGTGGACACCCGGACGCTGGAGAGCTCGACCGGCCCGTTGCTGGAGGTTGTCAAGGTCGCCGGTCTGGCGTTCCCGCCCAAGCTGTTCGCGCTGATCGCGCTGCTGGCGGTGGGCAACACCGCACTGATCAACATGCTCATGGCCTCACGGCTGGTGTACGGCATGGCGCGGGAGGGGATCGTGCCGAAGATCTTCGCGGCGGTCCATCCGGCGAGGTCCACCCCGTGGGTGTCCATCGTGTTCACCGTGGGCATCGCGGCGGTGCTGGTCGCGACCGGAGACGTGGGCAACCTGGCGGACACGACGGTGCTTCTGCTGCTGTGCGTGTTCGTGATGGTCAACGTGGCCGTGCTGATCCTCCGTAAGGACCGGGTGGAGCATGACCACTTCCGGGCGCCGAGCTGGATGCCCGTCCTGGGCGCGCTGGTCTGCCTCGTCCTGGTGCTGCCGATCACGGGCCGGGGCGCCGACGTCTATCTCCGCGCGGGCGTTCTGATCGCGATCGGTGTGATTCTCTGGTTCGTCAACCGGTTGTTCTTGTCAGAAGGGGAGCACCCGTCCTGA
- a CDS encoding BTAD domain-containing putative transcriptional regulator, which yields MVAFRVLGPVEAHSHDDELDLGGLRQRAVLARLLVARGQVVPVDSLLYDLWDDDAAKGAQSGLQVYISRLRRVLEPGRPRGGPNRLLVTVASGYALRVAPDQVDALRFETLVRSAGEQLEGDDPSSARVRLEKALGLWRGTPYSDFADQPWAEAEVNRLTELRLVARERHADSGLRMGMPSEVVPDLEALTTEHPLREEGWRLLALGLYRGGRQGDALAALRKARTILADELGIDPGPALRKLESDILAQDPGLQLFVPQAARQRSAVSADTWPPRPTATPVELPPLEPEPFVGRDAELARLTTAAARSGRFTVAVISGDAGAGKTTLVLQLIKRLSDDGWGIASGACPDSSATPPGWAWVEILRTLVNVAGPGEYAQLLAPLLDDAAPEPDDEVSGGFRLHRAVGGYLAAVAKETPILLTLEDLHWADDQTLALLRALPSLLSTSRVLLVLTCRDSELSDQQADVLAALARLGPVRVGLTGLDPKAVAELVRATCVREVDEEAVNSIVERTGGNPFFVRETVRLLDAEAVSDRATAAEVISGVPSGVRDVLRRRISRLPSAAQQILLQAAVIGRDVDVDVLVDVSVDEDAVVDAVEAALLAGLVTEPGPGMLRFDHDLVRDTLYSDASRLRRSRLHAAVAAAIEHRNPGDVAALAHHYDAAGTAETATKAVHYAGLAAEQAERRFAHREAATLWAQAIAAFDRSGITHTSDRTRERLLLTLRLIKALALCGDMSAARRQRREAMDAALPLGNLELTARVAASLAVPHKGMARDFTRTAWEIVDVAEQALVELPAGEQSLRASLLATLALELEGSATPRGEQASLEAEELARRSGDPGLLATALSGRLRQSYGITPVGEREVIGQELLGVGKATGQVAVQALAHLVLMECAAASGAFAEADAHVASAERLARQYGLSAPAAVVAWYAGQRLMIAGDFAGAALAYRDAARQTAKAGMLEGRQDLPLITTFCLHLVNGQAAEMVEPLAEAHQRGAKWTLDAYAVALASAGHLRDARAVIAVKTPVRPDFLYELAMIWRALAGMLLDDRERMIEAYDTLKPFADRIAGAGTGVVALWPVALTLGDLALRLGFTDAVKPHYENALSVAQRVGVGRWVEAAQRSLSN from the coding sequence ATGGTGGCGTTCCGGGTTCTGGGTCCGGTCGAGGCGCATTCACATGATGACGAGCTCGACCTAGGCGGGTTACGGCAACGGGCCGTCCTCGCCCGTTTACTCGTGGCACGCGGACAGGTCGTGCCCGTCGACTCCCTCCTGTACGACCTGTGGGACGACGACGCCGCCAAGGGCGCGCAGTCCGGTCTGCAGGTCTACATCTCCCGGCTGCGCCGGGTCCTCGAACCCGGCCGTCCACGCGGGGGCCCCAACCGGCTGCTGGTCACCGTGGCCTCCGGCTACGCGCTGCGCGTCGCCCCCGACCAGGTCGACGCGCTCCGCTTCGAGACGCTGGTCCGCAGCGCCGGAGAGCAACTGGAGGGCGACGACCCCTCCTCGGCACGGGTCCGCCTGGAGAAGGCGCTGGGCCTGTGGCGCGGCACCCCGTACTCCGACTTCGCCGACCAGCCGTGGGCCGAGGCCGAGGTCAACCGGCTGACCGAGCTGCGCCTGGTGGCCCGCGAGCGGCATGCCGACAGCGGCCTGCGCATGGGCATGCCCTCGGAGGTGGTGCCCGACCTGGAGGCGCTGACCACCGAGCATCCGCTCCGCGAGGAGGGATGGCGGCTGCTCGCCCTCGGCCTCTACCGGGGCGGACGGCAGGGCGACGCGCTGGCGGCGCTGCGCAAGGCCCGCACGATCCTCGCCGACGAGCTGGGCATCGACCCGGGCCCGGCGCTGCGCAAGCTGGAATCCGACATCCTGGCCCAGGACCCGGGCCTCCAGCTCTTCGTTCCGCAGGCCGCCCGGCAGCGCTCGGCGGTGTCCGCCGACACCTGGCCGCCCCGGCCCACGGCCACCCCGGTGGAGCTGCCTCCGCTGGAGCCCGAGCCGTTCGTCGGCCGCGACGCCGAGCTGGCCAGGCTGACCACGGCCGCGGCCAGGAGCGGGCGCTTCACCGTCGCGGTGATCAGCGGCGACGCGGGCGCGGGCAAGACCACCCTGGTCCTCCAGCTCATCAAACGGCTCTCCGACGACGGCTGGGGCATCGCCTCCGGCGCCTGTCCCGACAGCAGCGCCACGCCTCCCGGCTGGGCGTGGGTGGAGATCCTCCGCACGCTGGTCAACGTGGCCGGTCCGGGCGAGTACGCCCAGCTGCTGGCCCCGCTTCTGGACGACGCGGCCCCCGAGCCCGACGACGAGGTCTCCGGCGGTTTCCGGCTGCACCGGGCGGTGGGCGGATATCTCGCCGCCGTCGCCAAGGAGACGCCGATCCTGCTGACCCTTGAGGATCTGCACTGGGCCGACGACCAGACCCTCGCGCTGCTTCGCGCGCTGCCCAGCCTGCTGTCCACCAGCCGAGTGCTGCTGGTGCTCACCTGCCGTGACAGCGAGCTGAGCGACCAGCAGGCCGACGTGCTCGCCGCGCTGGCCCGGCTCGGTCCCGTCCGGGTGGGCCTCACCGGCCTCGATCCCAAGGCCGTGGCGGAGCTGGTCCGGGCGACCTGTGTGCGCGAGGTGGACGAGGAGGCCGTCAACAGCATCGTCGAGCGAACCGGCGGCAATCCCTTCTTCGTCCGTGAGACGGTGCGCCTGCTGGACGCCGAGGCCGTGAGCGACCGCGCGACGGCCGCCGAGGTGATCTCCGGGGTGCCCTCCGGCGTCCGCGACGTGCTGCGGCGGCGGATCTCCCGGCTGCCCTCGGCCGCCCAGCAGATCCTGTTGCAGGCCGCGGTGATCGGCCGCGACGTCGACGTCGACGTGCTGGTCGACGTCTCCGTCGACGAGGACGCCGTGGTCGACGCCGTCGAGGCCGCGCTCCTCGCCGGGCTGGTCACCGAGCCGGGGCCCGGCATGCTCCGCTTCGACCACGACCTGGTCCGCGACACCCTTTACTCCGACGCCTCCCGGCTGCGCCGCTCCCGGCTGCACGCCGCGGTGGCCGCGGCGATCGAGCACCGCAATCCCGGCGACGTGGCGGCGCTGGCCCACCACTACGACGCGGCGGGAACCGCCGAGACCGCGACCAAGGCGGTGCACTACGCCGGGCTCGCCGCCGAACAGGCCGAGCGCCGCTTCGCCCACCGCGAGGCCGCCACCCTGTGGGCGCAGGCCATCGCCGCCTTCGACCGGTCCGGCATCACCCACACCTCCGACCGCACCAGGGAACGCCTGCTGCTGACCCTGCGGCTGATCAAGGCCCTGGCGCTGTGCGGCGACATGTCGGCGGCCCGCAGGCAACGGCGCGAGGCGATGGACGCGGCGTTGCCGCTGGGCAATCTGGAACTCACCGCCCGCGTGGCGGCGTCCCTGGCCGTGCCGCACAAGGGCATGGCCCGCGACTTCACCCGCACCGCGTGGGAGATCGTCGACGTCGCCGAGCAGGCACTGGTCGAACTGCCCGCGGGCGAGCAGTCGCTGCGGGCGAGCCTGCTCGCCACGCTCGCGCTGGAGCTGGAAGGCTCCGCCACCCCCAGGGGTGAGCAGGCCTCGCTGGAGGCCGAGGAACTGGCCCGGCGGAGCGGCGACCCCGGGTTGCTGGCGACGGCGCTGAGCGGGCGGCTGCGCCAGTCCTACGGCATCACCCCGGTCGGCGAGCGCGAGGTGATCGGCCAGGAGCTGCTGGGGGTCGGCAAGGCGACCGGCCAGGTCGCGGTCCAGGCCCTGGCCCATCTCGTGCTGATGGAGTGCGCGGCCGCCTCGGGCGCGTTCGCCGAAGCCGACGCGCATGTGGCCTCCGCCGAGCGGCTGGCCAGGCAGTACGGACTGTCGGCGCCGGCCGCCGTCGTCGCCTGGTACGCCGGGCAACGGCTGATGATCGCCGGTGACTTCGCCGGGGCGGCGCTCGCCTACCGCGACGCCGCCCGGCAGACCGCCAAGGCGGGCATGCTGGAGGGCCGGCAGGATCTGCCGCTGATCACCACGTTCTGCCTGCACCTGGTCAACGGCCAGGCCGCCGAGATGGTGGAGCCGCTGGCCGAGGCCCATCAGCGCGGGGCCAAGTGGACCCTCGACGCCTACGCGGTGGCACTCGCCTCAGCGGGGCACCTGCGCGACGCGCGGGCCGTCATCGCGGTGAAGACCCCCGTGCGTCCCGACTTCCTCTACGAGCTGGCGATGATCTGGCGGGCTCTGGCGGGCATGCTGCTGGACGACCGGGAGCGGATGATCGAGGCCTACGACACGCTGAAGCCGTTCGCCGACCGGATCGCCGGTGCGGGCACCGGTGTGGTGGCGCTGTGGCCGGTCGCGCTGACCCTCGGCGACCTGGCCCTGCGGCTGGGGTTCACCGACGCGGTGAAACCCCATTACGAGAACGCCCTCTCGGTGGCCCAGCGGGTCGGTGTGGGCCGCTGGGTGGAGGCGGCGCAGCGCTCCCTCAGCAACTGA
- a CDS encoding D-alanyl-D-alanine carboxypeptidase family protein: protein MRTRGMHLIVCTALVTVATLATGSISPAEADTLTTLAPTGGLATITRTAGPAAPAQIRRAAGRLDHRAVPPVPGRAAYLFDATSGTVHLSKQAAKRMPVASLTKVMTAYVVLREATLSDTVTVKAEDVKHASANGATHAGLRSGERLTVRDLLYGVMLPSGADASHALARVYGPGNARFVAKMNLAARSLGLADTRYANPDGLPKPSPGYSTARDQAKLADIALRDPTLRIIASAGRHAVTKTRSHRAHTWTNSNKLLGKAPGALGLKTGYTNAAGYCLSFAADRDGHRLIGVILGESNADRRFQTATRLLDWASEQTTIDDIDL from the coding sequence ATGCGAACCAGGGGAATGCACCTGATTGTCTGCACCGCGCTGGTCACCGTGGCCACTCTGGCCACCGGCTCCATCTCGCCGGCCGAGGCCGACACGCTCACAACGCTCGCCCCGACCGGCGGACTCGCGACGATCACCCGGACGGCCGGGCCTGCCGCGCCCGCCCAGATCCGGCGAGCCGCCGGACGACTCGACCACCGTGCCGTTCCCCCGGTTCCCGGACGAGCCGCCTACCTGTTCGACGCCACGTCGGGAACGGTCCACCTCAGCAAGCAGGCCGCCAAGCGGATGCCGGTGGCCAGCCTGACCAAGGTCATGACGGCGTACGTCGTGCTGCGGGAGGCGACGTTGAGCGACACCGTGACGGTCAAGGCCGAAGATGTGAAGCACGCCTCGGCCAACGGGGCGACGCACGCCGGTCTGCGCTCAGGGGAGCGCCTGACCGTCAGAGACCTGCTCTACGGGGTGATGCTCCCCTCCGGGGCGGACGCGTCCCACGCGCTGGCCCGCGTCTACGGTCCGGGCAACGCCAGGTTCGTCGCCAAGATGAACCTCGCGGCCCGTTCCCTCGGGCTGGCCGACACCCGCTACGCCAACCCCGACGGGCTGCCCAAACCGAGCCCCGGCTACTCCACCGCCCGGGACCAGGCCAAGCTCGCCGACATCGCGCTCCGCGACCCGACGCTGCGGATCATCGCCTCCGCCGGGCGCCACGCCGTGACGAAGACCAGGTCTCACCGGGCGCACACCTGGACCAACTCCAACAAGCTGCTCGGCAAGGCGCCCGGCGCGCTGGGGCTCAAGACCGGCTACACCAACGCCGCCGGGTACTGCCTGTCGTTCGCCGCCGACCGCGACGGCCATCGGCTCATCGGGGTCATCCTCGGCGAGTCCAACGCCGACCGGCGCTTCCAGACCGCGACCCGGCTCCTCGACTGGGCGAGCGAGCAGACCACGATCGACGACATCGACCTCTGA
- a CDS encoding lysylphosphatidylglycerol synthase domain-containing protein, translated as MKNRWGQIGLSVVSLTLAVTLVVFMPQLVRALTGQQVSWAQIYAQFSALSPQAIALMAAVWLLSLLAYTFVLTASLPGLTHPQALVLNAGGSAVSNLLPFGGAAGVAVTFALTKGWGFPTRAVVVSTLTSGIWNTLFRFLLPAAGIVALLFSGQRLSPAVANAAWAGVLSILVLVAVVTVALFWDRAAAVLGRALDGLARVVPRRIRPAEHALSEALRKLRADTSAIVRTRWPGLTLGMIFFLGFQWLILVCCLHATGAYPGLAQSIAVFALSRVLTTALVTPSGMGIMEAGTSGALVYFGAPLDSAAAAALLFGFWTYTVEIPFGGLALGAWAFLRRRENSTQAPEKEPISR; from the coding sequence GTGAAGAACAGATGGGGACAGATCGGGCTGTCAGTCGTGTCGCTGACGTTGGCCGTCACACTCGTTGTCTTCATGCCGCAACTGGTAAGGGCGCTGACCGGCCAGCAGGTCTCCTGGGCCCAGATCTACGCCCAGTTCTCCGCGTTGAGCCCGCAGGCGATCGCGCTGATGGCCGCGGTCTGGCTGCTCAGCCTGCTGGCCTACACGTTCGTGCTGACCGCCTCCCTGCCCGGGCTGACCCATCCGCAGGCCCTGGTGCTGAACGCCGGCGGCAGCGCGGTGAGCAACCTGCTCCCGTTCGGCGGCGCGGCCGGGGTCGCGGTGACCTTCGCGTTGACCAAGGGGTGGGGCTTCCCGACCCGGGCCGTCGTGGTGTCAACGCTGACCAGCGGCATCTGGAACACCCTGTTCCGGTTCCTCCTGCCCGCCGCGGGCATCGTCGCCCTGCTGTTCAGCGGGCAGCGGCTCAGCCCCGCCGTGGCCAACGCGGCCTGGGCAGGCGTGCTGTCCATCCTGGTCCTGGTCGCCGTGGTGACCGTCGCCCTCTTCTGGGACCGCGCCGCCGCCGTCCTCGGCCGCGCCCTCGACGGCCTCGCGCGAGTGGTTCCCCGCAGGATCCGGCCGGCCGAGCACGCCCTCTCCGAGGCGCTGCGGAAGCTGCGCGCCGACACCTCCGCGATCGTACGGACCCGCTGGCCGGGGCTGACCCTCGGCATGATCTTCTTTCTCGGGTTCCAGTGGCTGATCCTGGTCTGCTGCCTGCACGCGACCGGCGCCTATCCCGGCCTGGCGCAGTCGATCGCGGTCTTCGCCCTGTCGAGGGTTCTCACAACGGCTTTGGTGACCCCCAGCGGAATGGGGATAATGGAGGCGGGCACGAGCGGCGCGCTGGTTTACTTCGGAGCACCCCTCGATTCCGCGGCCGCCGCCGCCCTGCTTTTCGGCTTCTGGACCTACACTGTCGAAATCCCCTTCGGTGGGCTGGCGCTTGGCGCGTGGGCATTCCTTCGCCGGCGTGAGAACTCCACCCAGGCCCCTGAAAAGGAGCCGATCAGCCGCTAG
- a CDS encoding STAS domain-containing protein yields the protein MSIENGPESVFTATSGLHGTTLVVQASGELDYYHTPVLRAELDKAWKALRSPTLILDLSALTFCDSSGMGELLQARHHGLNEGVRLILTGVQGNLARRLNLAGLTQVFEVLPSVTDALEVA from the coding sequence ATGTCCATCGAAAATGGACCGGAGTCGGTTTTCACCGCCACCTCCGGACTGCACGGTACGACGCTTGTCGTGCAGGCGAGCGGAGAGCTGGACTACTACCACACGCCGGTGCTGCGAGCGGAGCTGGACAAGGCATGGAAGGCCCTGCGGTCACCGACTCTGATCCTCGACCTCTCGGCTCTCACCTTCTGTGACTCCTCCGGAATGGGCGAGCTGCTCCAGGCACGTCACCACGGCCTGAACGAGGGCGTCCGGCTCATCCTCACCGGGGTCCAGGGCAACCTGGCACGCCGGCTCAATCTCGCCGGACTGACCCAGGTCTTCGAGGTGCTCCCCTCCGTGACGGACGCGCTCGAGGTCGCCTGA
- a CDS encoding glycosyltransferase family 4 protein, with the protein MRILHVSDCYLPRLGGIEVQVGDLIRMQREAGHEVEVATATPGAPLPGVHRIIAKLPFDLPVHPFGVGHMLRLMRARRPDVVHVHTGAVSPFAWMGVRAAVRAGLPVVVTVHSMWDPITRLVYRGLRLLFEWHRWGLVGTAVSEAAARPIRAVAGRRVPVHVISNGLDVSGWRSDGEAGSAGAAGPDEAVEPVESVSSADPARSPEAVRLTDSGPPSDPVRREPGDEPVHVVAVGRLAPRKQPIRLLKLMREARARVPQETPMRVTIVGDGPARSQMERYLRANDMTGWVSMPGRYSRERIHDLLVSADVFVAPAPRESFGLAALEARVAGVPVVARTQSGVADFVRQGKEGLLGRDFDGLVASVARLVRDRELRESIAAHNRETEPVRSSWPVVLEGFESCYRAAGQGSGLKTGGEGPRGSDR; encoded by the coding sequence GTGAGGATCCTCCACGTCAGTGACTGTTACCTACCGCGTCTGGGTGGGATCGAGGTGCAGGTCGGCGATCTGATCCGGATGCAGCGGGAGGCGGGTCACGAAGTCGAGGTGGCGACCGCCACCCCGGGCGCCCCCCTCCCCGGAGTGCACAGAATCATCGCGAAACTCCCCTTTGATCTGCCCGTCCATCCTTTCGGGGTCGGCCACATGCTGCGGCTGATGAGAGCCCGGCGTCCCGATGTGGTGCACGTGCACACGGGGGCGGTCTCGCCGTTCGCCTGGATGGGCGTGCGCGCGGCCGTACGCGCGGGGCTGCCCGTGGTCGTGACCGTGCACAGCATGTGGGACCCGATCACCCGGCTCGTCTACCGCGGGCTGCGGCTGCTGTTCGAGTGGCATCGCTGGGGGCTGGTGGGCACCGCGGTGAGCGAGGCCGCCGCCCGGCCGATCCGCGCGGTGGCCGGGCGGAGGGTGCCGGTGCACGTGATCTCCAACGGGCTGGACGTCTCCGGCTGGCGTTCCGACGGTGAGGCGGGGTCGGCCGGCGCCGCGGGACCCGACGAGGCGGTGGAGCCCGTCGAATCCGTGTCCTCCGCCGATCCGGCGCGTTCCCCCGAGGCGGTACGGCTCACCGACTCCGGGCCCCCCTCCGATCCCGTACGGCGGGAGCCGGGCGATGAGCCGGTGCACGTCGTCGCCGTGGGGCGGCTGGCGCCACGCAAGCAGCCGATCCGGCTGCTCAAGCTGATGAGGGAGGCCCGCGCCCGGGTGCCGCAGGAGACGCCCATGCGGGTCACCATCGTCGGCGACGGTCCGGCGCGCTCGCAGATGGAGCGCTACCTGCGCGCCAACGACATGACCGGCTGGGTGTCGATGCCCGGCCGCTACAGCCGTGAGCGGATTCACGACCTGCTCGTCTCCGCGGACGTGTTCGTCGCGCCCGCGCCCCGGGAGTCCTTCGGGCTGGCGGCGCTGGAGGCGAGGGTGGCGGGGGTCCCGGTGGTGGCGCGGACGCAGAGCGGGGTGGCCGACTTCGTCCGGCAGGGCAAGGAAGGGCTGCTCGGGCGAGACTTCGACGGCCTGGTCGCGTCGGTGGCCAGGCTGGTCCGCGACCGCGAACTGCGCGAGTCGATCGCGGCGCACAACCGCGAGACCGAGCCCGTCCGGAGTTCCTGGCCGGTGGTGCTGGAGGGCTTCGAAAGCTGCTACCGGGCGGCGGGCCAGGGCTCCGGCCTGAAGACCGGGGGTGAAGGCCCGCGCGGGAGCGACCGCTAG
- a CDS encoding DedA family protein yields the protein MSEVVMFGMRRVAAGASEPAPVSFVSTLWTWLTGLPLWFWVVIGAIALFGAFQAYYWIGHVLGSRLYTSRLGRRIGQPNILRVEKVVEKWGALAVYACFWVPGLRHTLPWVAGVLRISYPWYVVASALGCLTWVPVTSFGLYTVIWGWLKLAAQSPILAGTVAVAVIAAIIGFVHRRRRRAARREAEQLTSA from the coding sequence GTGAGCGAGGTGGTGATGTTCGGCATGCGACGGGTTGCGGCGGGCGCCTCCGAGCCCGCCCCGGTCTCCTTCGTGAGCACGCTGTGGACCTGGCTCACCGGCCTGCCCCTGTGGTTCTGGGTCGTCATCGGGGCGATCGCCCTCTTCGGCGCGTTCCAGGCCTATTACTGGATCGGCCATGTCCTGGGATCCAGGCTCTACACCTCGCGCCTGGGCAGGAGAATCGGCCAGCCGAACATCCTGCGGGTCGAGAAGGTCGTCGAGAAGTGGGGCGCGCTCGCCGTCTACGCCTGCTTCTGGGTGCCCGGCCTGCGCCACACCCTGCCCTGGGTGGCCGGGGTCCTGCGGATCTCCTATCCGTGGTACGTCGTGGCCAGCGCGCTGGGCTGCCTGACCTGGGTGCCGGTGACCTCCTTCGGCCTCTACACGGTGATCTGGGGCTGGCTGAAGCTGGCCGCGCAGTCGCCGATCCTGGCCGGCACGGTCGCCGTGGCGGTCATCGCCGCGATCATCGGGTTCGTCCACCGGCGCCGCCGCAGGGCCGCGCGGCGCGAGGCGGAGCAGCTCACCTCCGCGTGA
- a CDS encoding PIG-L family deacetylase has protein sequence MLERAHPHRANGVSLISTVRTAVFFHAHPDDEALLTSGTMAMLAAEGHRVVLVVATSGERGQADLEPGEALGAARITELYKSAAALGCARVVNLGYGDSGLAPGGGIAEDRPDNAFIDADGEEAARRLAAILTEERADLLTIYDPAGGYGHPDHVQVHRVGGRAAEIAGTPAVLEATVNRDPLLKGLKLVRRFYPALDVRAFERAYSPGEAITHRVNVRRFARQKRASMAAHASQATGADTRTLGVMLKIPQPLYRLVFGTEWYVRRDVPPGTRLRHPFENPPKG, from the coding sequence GTGCTCGAAAGGGCGCATCCGCACCGGGCGAACGGAGTGAGCCTCATCAGCACCGTCAGGACAGCCGTGTTCTTCCATGCCCATCCCGACGACGAGGCCCTGCTGACCTCGGGCACCATGGCGATGCTCGCCGCCGAGGGGCATCGGGTGGTCCTCGTCGTGGCGACCTCCGGCGAGCGCGGGCAGGCCGACCTCGAACCCGGTGAGGCGCTGGGGGCCGCGCGGATCACCGAACTGTACAAATCGGCGGCGGCGCTCGGCTGCGCCCGAGTGGTCAACCTCGGTTACGGCGACTCCGGGCTGGCACCCGGCGGCGGGATCGCCGAGGACCGGCCGGACAACGCCTTCATCGACGCCGACGGCGAGGAGGCCGCCCGGCGGCTCGCCGCGATCCTCACCGAGGAGCGAGCCGACCTGCTGACGATCTACGACCCCGCGGGGGGCTACGGGCACCCCGACCACGTCCAGGTGCACCGGGTCGGCGGCCGGGCGGCCGAGATCGCGGGGACCCCGGCCGTGCTGGAGGCGACGGTCAACCGCGACCCCCTGCTCAAAGGGCTGAAACTCGTCCGGAGGTTCTACCCCGCCCTCGACGTCCGAGCCTTCGAGCGGGCATACTCCCCCGGCGAGGCGATCACCCACCGGGTCAACGTGCGGCGCTTCGCCCGCCAGAAGAGGGCGAGCATGGCGGCCCACGCCTCCCAGGCCACCGGCGCGGACACCCGCACGCTGGGGGTGATGCTCAAGATCCCCCAGCCGCTCTACCGTCTCGTCTTCGGCACCGAGTGGTACGTCCGGCGCGATGTTCCTCCGGGCACCAGGTTGAGGCACCCTTTCGAAAATCCTCCCAAAGGATGA
- a CDS encoding STAS domain-containing protein — translation MRTDRGDRCTTLHATGALDYGSSPLLKEQTDAVLKSADHPRLVIDLTEVTFCDSTGYGVLMYALAHIRSMAGSLILVGIPSIMRQRLNRLGVGGLFDTRGTVEEAMNAFPATG, via the coding sequence GTGCGGACCGACAGGGGTGATCGCTGCACAACCCTGCACGCGACGGGCGCGCTGGACTACGGATCCTCCCCGCTCCTTAAGGAACAGACCGACGCCGTTCTGAAGTCGGCGGACCACCCTCGCCTGGTGATCGACCTCACCGAGGTCACCTTCTGCGACTCGACAGGCTACGGTGTGCTGATGTATGCCCTGGCCCATATCCGGAGCATGGCGGGCTCGTTGATCCTCGTGGGCATCCCGTCCATCATGAGGCAGCGGCTGAACCGCCTCGGAGTGGGAGGATTGTTCGACACCCGTGGCACGGTCGAGGAGGCGATGAACGCGTTTCCCGCCACCGGCTGA